In Fragaria vesca subsp. vesca linkage group LG5, FraVesHawaii_1.0, whole genome shotgun sequence, the genomic stretch AGTAAAGCTTTTTTTTTCTCTGCAATCATTAATGCTTTGGGTTTGTTCTTAACACATCCAAATTCTTTTGACTTTTCTATTCTGTCAGCTTGACTTTTTTTTTATTATGCTGAGGGGAATCATACCCCTGATTTTTCCGAATCCTAAAACCAGTGTCTACTCTCCCTCACCACTTAAGCTAACCTTAAGGAACATTTTATCATGCACACACACATACTCGCCTGCAATCCTTGCCTTGAGGTGTTTATGAACAATTTATTGTTATTATTTTTTGAATAAGGCTGCCCTCAAGCCTTCATTAATGAACAATTCATTAGATATACCCAAATTGAAGGAATAGAAAGTTCAATACAGATAAATTAGTTAACCCTTTGGGTGTGTTAATAACAAATTTTCCTTTCTACAATAATTTTCTATTAAAGAGTTGTATGTTGGTATTTTGATTTTGTTGACCTCTTATGCCATCGGTGAAGTTTGACTTGGACAGGGTAATGACTGTTAGTTTCCACAAGTTTGGGGACCTATTTTTTCCAGGAACCGGTGATGTTAAGGTATTTTTCATGCTCTCGTTTGTTCATTCAGTATCTGCAATGGTGATTTTTTTTTAATATTTATTGTTTTTTGTATGTTTCTTTTTTCTATTTTATAGGTACTACACAATTTAGTTAATATTAGTGTTGGTCTTAGTGGATAGGACTTAGTCACATGGGAGTCTGTTGATGCATAGGTAACACTTGTTACACAAGCTCACACACAAACACTCTTGCATCCGTGGTCCATCGATCTGGTGTATACGTTTTAAAACCTGACATGTATATGTTATATTGCATCTTCCGCAGCTAGTCTTTATGAAGTTGAATTTTTTATTGTATTAGTGTTGCTATTTATTTTGAAGGAAATAGGAGAAAGGGAAGGCAAGTTTTATGCCATTAATGTCCCACTAAAGAATGGAATAGATGATACAAGCTTCACCAGACTTTTCAAGACTGTAAGTTCTGTAAGAAAATTAGAAATATGTATTGAGTTTGACTAGCTGGTATCAAGTGTATGACTTAACTTGCAAATTTAAATTTTGTAGATTATTTCCAAGGTTATTGAAACATATCAACCAGGTGCAATAGTTCTCCAATGTGGGGCAGATTCGCTTGCTGGAGACCGCTTGGGCTGCTTCAATCTCTCCATTGATGGTGCATGTCTTATTGTAATTGAAGCATTTTTTTTCCTCCTCTTCCATTAGTTTTTTTTTTTTTCAATTTAAAAGGATTCTATTTCTTTCTGATTCTAAATTATTATTATTATTATATATGTATCTATTTATTTTAATTACTACGTCATGATCTGAAGACATTTACAAATTTGGCAGTTGCTATGTTTTATGGTAAACTGATTATTTGGTACCTCTTTAATGCTTCTTACAGGTCATGCTGAATGTGTTAGGTTTGTGAAGAAGTTCAATATACCCTTACTGGTATGTTTCTCATTGAAGTAAGTGTTACCAGATTCTCAGTGTTATAGATCTGGCATACTAAGAGCATATCTCCTGCCTGCAGGTCACAGGAGGTGGTGGATACACAAAAGAGAATGTGGCTCGGTGTTGGACTGTTGAGACTGGAGTTCTACTGGATTCAGATCTTCCCAATGGTATGCAAATGAATTTTGTATAATCAAACGGACTACATTGTTGTAAAACTTTTTTTTTTTTTCTTTTCTCCTTTTGTTATAAGCAACGGAATGACACTATGAAGATGAGGTGAAAAGAAAGTATAATCTTGGTAATATAAACCATGTGTATTTTGGACATTGTTTTTTGGATAGGTTCTAATTCCCTAGTCTTTTTGGGGTTGCCAAAAAAAGGTGCTGGCAGTCATGATAATGCTTGGTCTAATTTGCTTTCTATGAGCTGATTGATATTTGCAATGTTCTGGTTTATATATCCATAAGCACCAGGGCATCAATGAAAGCATTTTATACCCTCCCTTTACCTCGTAATATTGACATAATTCCCGGTCCAACATTAAAGAAAACCAGTCTTACTCTGTGAAGTTAAAATATATATTGAAATCATCCCCATGGATGATTTTTGCTGAGCTTGTTTCTCCTATTATCCTATCTAAATTGACTTACTGACGAGAAGGTTATCAGAATGTAAAATTGCATTCAGCTGTACATCTTGATATTAGGATTTGTATTGAAACAGATAAGTGATATTTCAAAATTCAGTACCATACAAATGAATTAGTATTCGCTGTTTGCAAATTTATATTTTAGCTGCTCTAATCTGGATCTTCTATGATATTTTAAGTTGCATGGGATTGTTATGCATCTTTGTAAATTATCTTCTTTAATGTCATGGCGTTCAAGGTTGGATGACCTACGAGGTCCTGATTTTTGGGAATATACTCAATTGTATAGGTTGCTTTTGCATGCATACTTTATACATCATTTGACTGATATAAAATCCTTAATTAAGTTAAATAATCATGTGTTGCTCCAATTTTGCATGGCCATTTTTCATACACATGGCAGAATCCCCTTCAGTTTCGTTCTTGTCTGAATATGAATTTATTATTTACCTCTACTGCCTTCTTTCTTGCAGAGATCCCAGAAAACGAGTATATTAAGTATTTTTCACCAGAGTTCTCGTTGAGGATTCCAAATGGCCATATAGTATGTAATTAGTCAAAGTTTATGTAACTGTGCAATTTACTTTAGTCAAGTTGATTTGATGGATGTCAACGGATCGATTTAAGGTGGTGATTCTGGCACTTAACTTTGCCGCATATTTTATCACTCGCACTCCACTTTTCTGAAGTTAAAAGTGCAGTGCAAGTGGTAAGGTGGAGTGCCAAAATCACCTCCCCAATTCAATAGGCAAATATTAAATACACCGTCTTTGTCATTAACAGTTCCTTTTTTTTTTTTTTTTTTCTTTTCTCTTTGGATGTGCAGGAGAACCTAAATAGTAAATCATATCTTAGCACAATTAAAATGCAAGTCTTGGAAAATCTTCGTTGCATCCAACATGCTCCTAGTGTACAATTGCACGAGGTAAGTAACCAAGTAGATGCCAAAGCAATCAATTATCCAAATATCTAGCATGTCATTTTATCAATAGCAACCTGACACTATGGTTTTTAAATAAATTAAATCCACCTGAACAATTTTCATAATTGCATGTCACTCCTCTCACTTCGGGGCTTGTCAATGTATAATCTGAATTCCAAGAAAAACAGTTGTAATATGGACACTCATACCTAGCGCAGCAAGAGCAGAGCATGTTGAATTTTTTAGTGGTTATGCTTGCACGAGAGACCAAACTATAAGGTTGGTTACATGTGTTAATTTGGATATCCTAAGTTTGATGATGGGCTTTACAGGGTGGTCAGATTTATCCATGGTTCAGGACATCAAACTTAGTGTAGTCATTATATAAGGTATCACCTGCTAGGCACTTGGGAACACCAAATTAGTGTGGTACTCCAAAATAATTGATGCCTAGTAAATCTCCCGCCTACGACCCTAACTTATTTAACACAACTGACGGTTAGACTCAGCACAGTACACAGTGTGCATATCACTTGCCTTTACACTGTACACGATGCACTCAGATCTGGAGTCTCGGTACTCGCTTGTACACACAGTGCATGATGCACCCAGATCTGCAGATGGCATAGGCTACTGTGACTCCGTGAGGGCTATACTCAGGGCTATTAGGTTGGCTCTTCACCATTTTCTTTTAAGGACGCTTTTCACATTAATGTGAAATCCTGCGAACTTAGTAACGAGACTTTAGTTAAGATTTTTGTTGCTAGCTCAATAAAGCTTTCAATTAGTCTAGGACTAAGCATGTGGGTGCTTCCAGTTCTAACAGAATTATTATGGTCTATTTGATACAGGGTATTAAATAGGACTTACAAATGAGTTTGGGTTATGTTTAGTATGACCTGGTACTTTAATGAATGGTACTAACGAGGGCCGTTTCTTTTTCAAAACAGGCTCACTAGGTTTCCCACACTAAGCAGGCTGATAACTTAGAACATTTTCCTTTCTCTCCTTTCTCTCCTTTCTTTCTTTGTCCCTCTCTCCATCAGGAGCACTCATGGTCATCTTCCTCTCTCTCTCTCTCTCTCTTGCATTCTTTTACTCTATCATCGCTGTTCTTCCTTCTTCATCGCTCATCACTCATCTTATTCTTCCTCATTACTGTTGAATTTCTCTTTGCTGTGATGCTGCATCATTAATTTACTTTTTTTTTTTAGAAACTCTTTGCTGCATCATAGAAGAGCCAAGTCTTTATAAATCATCCTTTTTCATGGTGACTTCTCCCATCTCTGGTTCTTCATTCAATTAAGGGTGAAGACATCTGAGAATTTAGGTATCTGCACTGATGAATATGAACTTGGCTGCAGAGTATGAGATTTAACTAAGAGAGAATTTGATTGGCTATTGGACTTTGTTTAGGCTTTTCAGATAATGGAGCACTAGCCAAATCGGCTAATTCTCATGACCAAGTTGGAAATATGTAGAATGAAGAGATGATATAATTAGAGAAATAAATGGCTTGCGTTGTGATGTGAAACAAGATGAAAGAATTTCTGTCTAGTTCTCCACCACCGGAACATAGCCAAAGATTAGTCTAGCTTAAGCTCACCCCCTGTAATGAGTCTTAACAACTAGTGAGGTATGAGCCCTTAATAATAGTATATTAGTATATCACGAGTTGACTTCAATTGATGCGTTGTCTATTGCAGGTTCCACCAGATTTTTATATTCCAGATTTTGATGAAGATGAGCAGAACCCTGATGAACGTGTGCATCGTGAGTTAAATTTCTCGAATAATTATCTCTTACATGGATGCAGTAGCACTAGTGTAGTATGTTTTTGAAATCTGCTGATTTGCTCTTCACGTGATCTCTAATTTTGTGATTTGATTCCTCAGAGCATACCCAAGACAAGCACATTCAGCGTGATGACGAATATTATGAGGGGGACAATGATAACGATCACAACATGGAAGACACATAATTAACATTGACATTGTATTTATGGGGGCTATGGTCAACAATATAAGCTTAAAAATAGTACATGCTACAGTATTGTTGCATCAAATAGAATGTAATGCTAGATCAGGATTCAGGAAGTGGATTTCAGATGCCCTACGTGTTTGGCAGCCTAGGCTAGCCGCCTCATTTTCAGGGTCCTTTAATTCTGAGGTGTGTTTTGTTTGTCTTCCTATAATCTTGTTTATGCCTCAAAATTCCTTAGAGCTGTTGTATCATAATTGCTTCAGTGCCTATTTCGAACGGCTTATTCCATGTTTGAGTGCTAAAACTTTCAATATACGGAGGTGATTTATTTTAGTGAGTGAAAATGTCTTGCATGGGAACTCGTACTAGATTGCTGATGATGTTAGAACCAACTGGTACAAAATACAATCTCCAAAATAGATATCAATGGCTATGAAATATCAAATCTACACAGCAATCGGTTTGAATCAGTCAGGTCATGCTTTACGGTAAATGCGATGTATGTAAATCAAACAAATCATAGAGATTGGTGTTCTCGCTCTTTCTAAGTTTTTGATGAACACTGCCATTCGTGAATAGAACAAAGCCTTACCTCTTAGAGAATTTAATCACAATGACCAAGTATTAGCTCCAAGAAACTCCATTTTCAGCTGCTTAGTTCAATTGTCACCCCAAGAATCTGGCCTTTTTCACTCAGCATCTCATTTATCTCTGACTCGCAGGAAGGTGGAGTGAAAGTTTGATGCTGAAATAATAGGGGTCTCACAAATCAATCTTACTGCTTGTTAAACAACAGTTGTTGTACTTTTACACTTTGGCAAAGCAGAATGTACATGGCTCCGTGATAACTCTAAAGCAGAAACTCGTTAGTTTTGTTAAACAACACAGGGAGGAGCTTATACTTAAAGTGGAGTCTGAGTAGGGGATTTGGAAGTTCCAAGGGACTTCAAGGTGACGGGATTATGAGTGGTGATGTAAGCTTGAAGTGTAGAGATGTAGTAGAAACAGAATCTACCGGTCACTATCATGATTGAAAGATCAAAATGTGCATACCAATAGTGTCATGCATGGAATTTCTTGTGGTTACGGATTTGGATTTTGGAGTGTATTTGTTGCAGGTGAGTACTAAGCTTTTCTTTTGCTCTTTTGACTGCACTCAAATTCACTACAATTGTAATTAATTCGTGGTTTCTAAAATGCTTATACAAACA encodes the following:
- the LOC101296668 gene encoding histone deacetylase 9-like, translating into MRSKDRISYFYDGDVGSVYFGPNHPMKPHRLCMTHHLVLSYDLHKKMEIYRPHKAYPVELAQFHSADYVEFLHRITPDKQHLFSNELARYNLGEDCPVFDNLFEFCQIYAGGTIDAARRLNNKLCDIAINWAGGLHHAKKCGASGFCYINDLVLGILELLKHHARVLYIDIDVHHGDGVEEAFYFTDRVMTVSFHKFGDLFFPGTGDVKEIGEREGKFYAINVPLKNGIDDTSFTRLFKTIISKVIETYQPGAIVLQCGADSLAGDRLGCFNLSIDGHAECVRFVKKFNIPLLVTGGGGYTKENVARCWTVETGVLLDSDLPNEIPENEYIKYFSPEFSLRIPNGHIENLNSKSYLSTIKMQVLENLRCIQHAPSVQLHEVPPDFYIPDFDEDEQNPDERVHQHTQDKHIQRDDEYYEGDNDNDHNMEDT